In the Oryza glaberrima chromosome 6, OglaRS2, whole genome shotgun sequence genome, one interval contains:
- the LOC127777058 gene encoding uncharacterized protein LOC127777058, which yields MDNCCELAAGSLPAAAEEEAPAISVVDYELTDDDESGDEADEPTKARDGEAPAARGELPLVPAPFVPEGEFLGPARFATAGYAAGFMRVAVVEGDGGGGGQEIVVLYRYTRYSGTWSGRKGVEVSRRTKLNRLRFVVSPAAGMASSLAWAGSSLAPLIYPYFFRRELLELWSSLIMAAPASIVPPGATRVEVLVDVGILRPFDKRPDRMEYMRRELEAEAAAAWSWPGHHVGLDLNLPEPVLCDRGATAGELETDLVAWPGCSVRHVFHGECLEFTLERSDKCPICRKDLVACKKWVDIHPRD from the exons ATGGACAATTGttgcgagctcgccgccggatCGCtacccgcggcggcggaggaggaggcgcccgcCATCTCGGTGGTGGACTACGAGctgaccgacgacgacgagagcggcgacgaggccgaCGAGCCGACGAAGGCGAGGGAcggcgaggcgccggcggccagAGGCGAGCTGCCGCTGGTCCCGGCGCCGTTCGTCCCGGAAGGGGAGTTCCTCGGCCCGGCGCGGTTCGCCACCGCCGGGTACGCCGCCGGCTTCATgcgtgtcgccgtcgtcgagggcgacggcggcggcggcggccaggagaTCGTGGTGCTCTACCGCTACACCCGCTACTCGGGGACGTGGAGCGGGCGAAAGGGCGTGGAGGTGTCGAGGAGGACGAAGCTGAACCGCCTCCGGTTCGtcgtctcccccgccgccggcatGGCGAGCTCGCTGGCGTGGGCCGGCTCGTCGCTGGCGCCGCTGATCTACCCCTACTTCTTCAGGCGGGAGCTCCTGGAGCTTTGGTCGAGCCTGatcatggcggcgccggcgagcatcGTCCCGCCGGGAGCCACGCGCGTGGAGGTGCTCGTCGACGTCGGCATCCTCCGGCCGTTCGACAAGAGGCCGGACCGGATGGAGTACATGCGGCGCGAGctggaggccgaggcggcggcggcgtggtcgtgGCCGGGGCACCACGTCGGCCTGGACCTCAACCTGCCGGAGCCGGTGCTGTGCGACAggggcgccaccgccggcgaa CTTGAGACCGACCTCGTCGCGTGGCCCGGGTGCTCCGTGCGCCATGTCTTCCATGGCGAGTGCTTGGAGTTCACTCTCGAGAGGAGTGACAAGTGCCCTATCTGCAGGAAGGACCTG gtggcatgcaaGAAATGGGTGGACATCCACCCGAGAGATTAA